ccagggcatgaaggacagaggccataacagggacccgaagcagtgccgcgtgaaactgaaggagctgaggcaagcctaccagaaaaccagagaggcgaacagccgctctgggtcagagccccaaacatgccgcttctatgatgagctgcatgccattttagggggttcagccaccactaccccagccgtgttgtttgactccttcaatggagatggaggcaatgcggaagcaggttttggggacgaagaagatgatgatgatgaggaggttgtagatagctcacagcaagcaagcggagaaaccggttttcccgaaagccaggaactgtttttcaccctagacctggagccagtacccccccgaacccacccaaggctgcctcctggacccagcaggcggagaagggacctctggtgagtgtaccttttaaaatactatacatggtttaaaagcaagcatgtgaaaggattactttgccctggcatttgcggttctcctagatgtagtcctaaagcctttgcaaaaggtttctggggagggcagccttattgcgtccttcatggtaggacactttaccactccaggccagtaacacgtactcgggaatcactgtagaacaaagcattgcagtgtatgtttgctggcattcaaacaacatccgttctttatctctctgtgttatcctcaggagagtgagatataattcatggtcacctggttgaaatagagtgcttttcttcaggggacactcagaggagcccgttcctgctgggctgtttgcctgtggctaaacagaaatgttccccgctgttggccacagggaggggggaaggttgagggggtagtcacgcggtggtaggaggcaaaatgcgaccttgtaacgaaagcacatgtgctatgtatgtaatgttaacagcaaggtttaccctgaaagagtgtagccactgttttataaaatgtgtctttttaaataccgctgtcccttttttttttttctccaccagctgcatgttttCAATGATCACATGgatcttcccagaggctagtgaagcttagaaagaaagaaaaaacgcactcgcgatgaaatgttctccgagctcatgctgtcctcccacactgacagagcacagacgaatgcgtggaggcaaataatgtcagagtgcaggaaagcacaaaatgaccgggaggagaggtggcgggctgaagagagtaagtggcgggctgaagagagtaagtggcaggctgaagacagggctgaagctcaaatgtggcggcagcgtgatgagaggaggcaggattcaatgctgaggctgctgcaggaccaaaccagtatgctccagtgtatggttgagttgcagcaaaggcagctggagcacagactgccactgctgcccctctgtaaccaaccgccctcctccccaagttccatagcctccacacccagacgcccaagaacgcggtggggggcctccggccaaccagccactccaccacagaggattgcccaaaaaaaagaaggctgtcatttaataaattttaaagttgtaaacttttaaagtgctgtgcttaaagtgctgtgtggcattttccttccctcctccaccacccctcctgggctaccttggtagtcatctccctatttgtgtgatga
The nucleotide sequence above comes from Caretta caretta isolate rCarCar2 chromosome 6, rCarCar1.hap1, whole genome shotgun sequence. Encoded proteins:
- the LOC125637602 gene encoding myb/SANT-like DNA-binding domain-containing protein 7 — translated: MQSSSAQVTMMESQNRKRAPAWTEREVWDLIAVWGEESVLSELRSSFRNAKTFVKISQGMKDRGHNRDPKQCRVKLKELRQAYQKTREANSRSGSEPQTCRFYDELHAILGGSATTTPAVLFDSFNGDGGNAEAGFGDEEDDDDEEVVDSSQQASGETGFPESQELFFTLDLEPVPPRTHPRLPPGPSRRRRDLCCMFSMITWIFPEASEA